A genomic window from Lotus japonicus ecotype B-129 chromosome 1, LjGifu_v1.2 includes:
- the LOC130738093 gene encoding uncharacterized protein LOC130738093 — protein MKEDETVSEFHMRVRDMANASFALGEQISEEKLVRKFLRSLPKRFDMKVTAIEEAQDIGSIKVDELIGSLQTFEMSLNERSDKKNKSIAFVSNAEDDDASEKESDENLSEAITLLGRKFNKVMRRFERKTRPNVPDKRSDIGKNSGFARRNKEEDKSNKNKGVQRHECKGYGYIKAECATYLKKLGKGMVATWSDDDTEEEDEPQVMGLTMKCNSETGSSDGEISEEELAETYKLLFNNWKEACEKGKKLEGVVKDLEIEKQNLLIINGKLQEEVIVLNSKIEGMIKSVRMLNKGTDVFELILETGKAARDMTGLGYTEDPTSEENKQISNKFIPAEKKTEFKISNRMSQHGVQQGYRQIPYSYPQVQKMRSSTWRCHHCGKHAHIRPYCYRLYGAPQYWKATQILIYASSKRRKWKPKNNVTALVAYTSLRVSSKEDWYFDSGCSRHMTGVKMYLDNIKPHSTSYVTFGDGAKGKFKGSGKIVSGGSPNLSNVLLVEGLIANLIRISQLCDLDLNVSFNKAGCKVTDENGEVVITGVRSKDNCYMWSPQNKAMSLVCLVSKEDEAKLWHQKLGHLNPTSMRMVISKKAKR, from the coding sequence atgaaggaggatgaAACTGTGTCTGAATTTCACATGAGGGTGCGAGACATGGCGAATGCATCATTTGCCCTTGGAGAACAAATATCTGAAGAAAAGCTAGTCAGAAAATTTCTCAGATCTCTACCTAAGAGATTTGACATGAAGGTGACAGCAATTGAGGAAGCTCAGGATATTGGCAGCATAAAAGTTGATGAATTAATTGGTTCTCtgcaaacctttgagatgtcATTGAATGAAAGGTCAGACAAGAAGAATAAAAGTATAGCTTTTGTGTCAAAcgctgaagatgatgatgcaaGTGAGAAAGAGTCTGATGAAAATCTGTCTGAGGCAATAACTCTGCTTGGGAGAAAGTTCAACAAAGTTATGAGGAGGTTTGAAAGAAAAACTAGACCAAATGTGCCAGACAAGCGGTCTGACATTGGAAAAAATTCTGGTTTTGCACGCAGAAACAAGGAAGAAGACAAATCCAACAAAAACAAGGGAGTCCAGCGTCATGAATGCAAAGGATATGGGTATATTAAAGCAGAATGTGCAACTTATCTAAAGAAGCTAGGAAAAGGGATGGTGGCAACTTGGTCTGATGATGAtacagaagaggaagatgaacctcAAGTCATGGGTCTTACTATGAAGTGTAACTCTGAAACAGGTTCAAGTGATGGTGAAATATCTGAGGAGGAACTTGCTGAAACCTACAAACTTCTATTCAATAACTGGAAGGAGGCTTGTGAAAAAGGAAAGAAGTTAGAaggagttgtcaaggatctggaGATTGAGAAACAAAATTTGTTGATCATTAATGGCAAACTTCAAGAAGAAGTCATTGTGTTGAATTCAAAGATTGAAGGTATGATAAAATCTGTTCGTATGTTGAATAAAGGAACTGATGTGTTTGAATTGATTTTGGAAACAGGAAAAGCTGCAAGGGATATGACAGGCTTAGGCTATACTGAAGACCCCACATCAGAAGAAAATAAACAAATCAGTAACAAGTTCATTCCTGCAGAGAAGAAGACTGAGTTCAAGATATCAAATCGAATGTCACAACATGGTGTTCAACAAGGGTATCGGCAGATTCCTTACTCTTATCCTCAGGTTCAGAAAATGAGAAGTTCAACCtggagatgtcatcactgtggTAAGCATGCACACATAAGACCCTATTGCTACAGGCTATATGGAGCACCTCAATACTGGAAGGCTACTCAGATACTCATCTATGCCAGTTCAAAGAGAAGAAAGTGGAAACCTAAGAACAATGTCACTGCACTTGTTGCCTATACCTCTCTGAGAGTATCCTCTAAGGAGGATTGGTACTTTGATAGTGGATGTTCCAGGCACATGACTGGTGTGAAGATGTACCTAGACAATATCAAACCACACTCAACCAGCTATGTCACTTTTGGTGATGGTGCTAAAGGAAAGTTCAAGGGATCCGGAAAGATTGTCAGTGGTGGTTCTCCAAATCTGAGTAATGTTCTACTGGTGGAAGGCTTAATTGCTAACCTGATTAggataagtcaactgtgtgactTGGATCTAAATGTCTCATTCAACAAAGCTGGCTGCAAAGTTACTGATGAGAATGGGGAAGTTGTCATCACTGGAGTGAGATccaaagacaattgctacatgtggTCTCCACAGAACAAGGCTATGTCTTTAGTGTGCCTAGTATCAAAGGAAGATGAAGCAAAGTTGTGGCATCAAAAATTGGGACATCTAAACCCTACAAGCATGAGGATGGTCATATCTAAAAAAGCCAAGCGATAA